The stretch of DNA CCGGAGTGTCCGTCAGCTGGGCGGAGCCGATGCGCTGGAGTACGCGATAGCCGACGGTGACGTCCTGGTTGTCGTTGAGTACGACGCCGTGCACCTCGGTCCAGGCATGGAAGGTGTCCTTCTCGAACGTGCTGGTCAGCGCCCTGGCCACACAGACCTCGGCGGGCAGCCCCAGAGCCGTCAGATAGCGGGCCAGGGCCAGGGAGCGGGGCAGGCAGTCCGCCCGGGGCAGCAGGACCCGCAGCACCGCCTGGGACCAGAACACCTGTCGCCGGGCCAGGAGGACGCCCGCATCCGGGTGGAGTTCGCGCGGACGCCAGGCGCCCGGGGCCGGCCGGGCTCCTTCGAGGAGCGGGCGGGCCCTGCTCCAGCCGCGACGGCGGTAGGTCCACGCCGTGACGGCGGTGGCCCGGAGCGCGCGCAGTCGCAAGAGCGGTGGCACGCCCGGCGGCGCCGCGCCCGGGGCCGGATCCGCCAGGAAGAACTCCCAGTCCGTCAGCGGCTTGGTGAGGGCTCTCACGGTCGCCCCTCCTCGGCCGGGGCGAGCAGGCCGTGCTGGGCGAGCTGGTGCGTGAGGGTGGTGACGCCGGCTTCGAGGGTGCCGCTGGGTGCCTCCACCAGTTCCCCGAGATGGGCGACCACCTCCTCGACCGTGCCGAACCGCAGGGCGGCGCCGAGCATCAGCGTCGCGGTCGCGTTCAGGGCCAGATAGACGTCCATACGGGTGTCGAGGATCACCCCCGCCTCGTCGGTCGGATCGAAGACGGCGTGGTCGGCCAGGCGCAGCAGAGGGGGAGCGGGGTTCACGGTCACGGGGTCCTTCCCTCGTAGTGACGCAGGAAGATCTCGGTCATGGCGGCGTGGACCAGCGTCTCGGCGTTGCGGCGCCTGCGGTGCGGGTCGGTCAGCACCTCGGCCAGCCGTTCCGGGTTCACCACACCCATGCGGACGAGCCGGGAGTCGGGCCCGCCCATCAGCTCATGGAAGGCGTCCGTGTCCGCCAGGGCGCGGTGCTTGTGCGCGGAGGACATCCACAGGCGTCCGTACCGGCGCCATACGGACGCGGGCAGCCGGGTGGACAGCAGCAGCCGGAGCACCGGCTTGGTGATCACCTGCCCCTGGTAGGGGATCATCCGGTACGCGTCGGGCATCCGCGCGGCCAGCCTGCGCAGGTCCCGGGAGCCCAGAGGGTTGCACATCATGATTTCGCGCGGCCGCCACGACGTCAGATGCGCGCAGGCGTCCTTGACCGAGTAGTCGTCCTCGGCCGGTACGTCCGCGAACGGGTCGTCCGGGACGCCCGGCACGGGTTCGAGGAAATCCGTGGCCCGGGCGAGGCCGCCGCCGGACCGGATGTCGTCGAACAGCGAGCGGCTCCGGGAGGCGGTGCGGACGATCCGCGGGGCTTCCCAGCGGGAGCTGATCAGACCCGCGCAGAGCGCCGCCCTCTCGCGGAACGGGATGTCTCCGGCCAGGGCGTCGTGCAGACCGTAGCGGAGCGGGCCGAACCGCAGGTCGCCGTCCCTGCCCCACACCAGCAGCCTGATGCCGTCGCCGTGCACCCGCTCCGCCAGCTGCTCCAGCCAGGGAAACCCCACATTCAGGAAGGGGTGGGGGAAGGAGCGCCCGCGCGGTGGGAAGTCGCCGTCGTAGCCCGCCTTGACCATCTCCAGCGGAACGGACAGGTGGTCGCAGATCGTTCGCGCATAGGCGGACTCGTCGGCCAGCGGGTCGTCCACCACATGGTGGTAGGCCACCACATCGGCCCCGGCCTCGACCAGGGCGCACAGCACGGCCGCCGAGTCGAGTCCGCCGCTGACCATGACTCCGACCCGCCCGGCGCCCACGTACGCCCGGGCCTCCCGCAGCAGCATCTCGTAGGCGAGCTCGGCGTACTGGGCCAGGGGAGTGCGGCGCGGCAGGTCCAGCGGCGCGAGGGCGTCGAATCGGACGGTGGACAGGGTCCTTTGGTCGGCGACGACGAGCTCGCCGGGGCGCACGGGGGTCAGTCCGTGGTAGATGAAGACCTCGTCGCCGCGACAGCACCGCCAGATGGCCTGTCGGCTGAACTCCTCGCGTTCCCGGTCGAGCAGATCGGCCGGGTCGGTGGACCAGCTCACCACCGGGCCGTCCCTGCGGTACAGCAGTCCCTCGGTGCTGACGAGGTTCCGGAACAGCGTCACCTTGCGTGGGGTCACCAGGGCCCCGCACAGCTCACCGGGCAGCCGCGCGAGTTCCGCGTGGCGGCCCTCGCGGATCAGATCCGCGATCCGCCGCTGCCATCCGTCCGTCGCCGGACGGGTCACCGGACCCGACAGCAGCAGATGCTCCCCGGGGCCGGTCTCCACCGGCCGGAGGGAAGTGTCCGGGGCCGGTCGCCGCACCGCCCGGTGAGGCGCCGGCGGTGTTCCCCGGCCTGCGAACGGCAGGCGGGCGAGCCCGATTTCCGCGTCGGCGGTGTCGAAATCCACCCGACCGGAGATTCCGAGAAAGTCCCCGACCAGCAACAGAGCACCCCTTTTCGCCACATGGTCCAGCCAGTACCTGATGGCCCGCCCATATCAGGCGGGGCCGAGCGGCATCCGCTCCCGCCCGAAGGGGGCGGGAGCGGAGCGGGTGGTACCGGCCGCCGTTAGCTGAGGCGCCGGTGCGTGGTGATGACGTTGTCGAAGGTCTGCCCGATGGTGAGCCATCCGGTCAGTTCCTCGACCGTGCCCAGCACGGTGACACTGGGCTCCACATACGCCAGCTTGATCTTCATCGGAGTTCCTCCCCTTTGGCCGGGTTCGGTGCGTGTTCCTCCTCAGGTTGCGTCGTACGTTTGGACGAGGACTGGACGTCCGGTGGACACGGCCGCGCCGCCCTTGTCAGGGCACCTCCGGTCCGCGGTACTCGCGCATCGCGTCGATGAGCCAG from Streptomyces asiaticus encodes:
- a CDS encoding lasso peptide biosynthesis B2 protein, translating into MRALTKPLTDWEFFLADPAPGAAPPGVPPLLRLRALRATAVTAWTYRRRGWSRARPLLEGARPAPGAWRPRELHPDAGVLLARRQVFWSQAVLRVLLPRADCLPRSLALARYLTALGLPAEVCVARALTSTFEKDTFHAWTEVHGVVLNDNQDVTVGYRVLQRIGSAQLTDTPAAPGRRRGLAP
- a CDS encoding asparagine synthase-related protein; translated protein: METGPGEHLLLSGPVTRPATDGWQRRIADLIREGRHAELARLPGELCGALVTPRKVTLFRNLVSTEGLLYRRDGPVVSWSTDPADLLDREREEFSRQAIWRCCRGDEVFIYHGLTPVRPGELVVADQRTLSTVRFDALAPLDLPRRTPLAQYAELAYEMLLREARAYVGAGRVGVMVSGGLDSAAVLCALVEAGADVVAYHHVVDDPLADESAYARTICDHLSVPLEMVKAGYDGDFPPRGRSFPHPFLNVGFPWLEQLAERVHGDGIRLLVWGRDGDLRFGPLRYGLHDALAGDIPFRERAALCAGLISSRWEAPRIVRTASRSRSLFDDIRSGGGLARATDFLEPVPGVPDDPFADVPAEDDYSVKDACAHLTSWRPREIMMCNPLGSRDLRRLAARMPDAYRMIPYQGQVITKPVLRLLLSTRLPASVWRRYGRLWMSSAHKHRALADTDAFHELMGGPDSRLVRMGVVNPERLAEVLTDPHRRRRNAETLVHAAMTEIFLRHYEGRTP
- a CDS encoding PqqD family protein; its protein translation is MTVNPAPPLLRLADHAVFDPTDEAGVILDTRMDVYLALNATATLMLGAALRFGTVEEVVAHLGELVEAPSGTLEAGVTTLTHQLAQHGLLAPAEEGRP